A genomic segment from Methanoplanus limicola DSM 2279 encodes:
- a CDS encoding AMP-binding protein, with protein sequence MANISYANGTSSIPLIGETIGEMLERISNTYPDNEALVSVDQNIRWTYSEFLKKVDEVALSLMAIGVNKGDRVAIWALNYAEWIVVQFATARCGAIMVNINPAYRTFELEYALKQAEVNTLILQGRFKSSDYVGMLYEACPEVIESRPGKISTEKFPFLRNVIFLGDVPYNGMFTWDEFIAKGKNISRDELTERGNSLSFDDPINIQYTSGTTGYPKGVVLTHHNVLNNGYTIGNGMKFTEKDRLCIPVPFYHCFGMVLSNLACVTHGTTMVIPSPAFDPEAVLRTIDKEKCTAVHGVPTMFIAELKHPNFNKYKYDSLRTGIMAGSPCPIEVMKAVNQKMNMRDIVIVYGQTETSPGVTMTTTDDPIEMRVSTVGRTFPHVEIKIVDPVTQKIVLRGEPGEICARGYVVMKCYYNNPSATRQTIDADKWNHTGDLGIMDGEGFVKIVGRLKEMVIRGGENIYPREIEEFLHTNPKVLDAYVIGVPDEKYGEELMAWVKLHEGLTMAGEELKEFCDGQIARYKIPKYVKFVDDFPMTVSGKIRKGEMREISIKELGLEKEADIKTA encoded by the coding sequence ATGGCCAATATCAGCTATGCAAACGGCACTTCATCAATACCTCTTATCGGGGAGACAATAGGCGAAATGCTGGAGAGAATCAGCAATACATATCCGGATAATGAGGCACTTGTGTCAGTTGATCAGAATATAAGATGGACATACAGCGAATTTCTGAAGAAAGTGGATGAAGTTGCACTTAGCCTTATGGCCATAGGAGTCAACAAAGGTGACCGTGTTGCTATCTGGGCGCTCAACTATGCTGAATGGATAGTCGTACAGTTTGCAACTGCCAGATGCGGCGCAATTATGGTCAATATAAATCCCGCATACAGGACGTTTGAGCTGGAATACGCACTCAAACAGGCAGAGGTGAATACTCTTATACTTCAGGGCAGATTCAAGAGTTCGGATTATGTCGGCATGCTCTATGAGGCATGTCCGGAGGTTATTGAGTCAAGGCCCGGCAAAATAAGCACAGAAAAGTTTCCATTCCTCAGAAATGTCATCTTCCTTGGTGATGTCCCGTACAACGGCATGTTTACATGGGATGAATTTATTGCGAAGGGCAAAAACATAAGCCGGGATGAGCTGACTGAGCGTGGTAATTCACTCTCTTTTGATGATCCAATTAATATCCAGTACACAAGCGGGACAACAGGTTATCCGAAAGGTGTCGTCCTCACCCATCACAATGTCTTAAATAACGGGTACACCATCGGCAACGGAATGAAATTCACCGAAAAAGACAGGCTGTGTATTCCCGTGCCATTCTATCACTGCTTTGGAATGGTCCTGTCAAACCTTGCCTGTGTCACGCATGGCACAACAATGGTCATCCCGTCACCTGCATTTGATCCTGAGGCAGTCTTAAGAACCATTGATAAGGAGAAATGCACTGCGGTGCACGGCGTTCCGACAATGTTCATCGCCGAACTTAAGCACCCCAATTTCAACAAATACAAGTATGACAGCCTCCGTACCGGAATTATGGCCGGTTCTCCGTGTCCAATAGAGGTCATGAAGGCTGTAAACCAGAAGATGAATATGCGTGATATTGTCATTGTGTACGGCCAGACTGAGACATCTCCCGGAGTTACCATGACAACAACGGATGACCCTATTGAAATGAGAGTCTCTACGGTTGGCAGGACATTCCCGCATGTCGAGATAAAGATAGTCGATCCTGTAACACAGAAGATCGTTTTGAGAGGAGAACCCGGAGAGATCTGTGCAAGGGGTTATGTTGTGATGAAATGTTACTACAACAACCCAAGCGCCACAAGACAGACCATTGACGCAGATAAATGGAACCACACAGGTGATCTCGGAATAATGGACGGGGAAGGTTTTGTCAAGATTGTCGGCAGGTTAAAGGAGATGGTCATACGCGGCGGCGAAAATATCTATCCGCGTGAGATCGAGGAATTCCTCCATACAAATCCTAAAGTCCTCGATGCCTATGTAATCGGGGTTCCGGATGAGAAATACGGTGAGGAGCTTATGGCCTGGGTTAAACTGCATGAAGGCCTTACAATGGCTGGTGAGGAATTAAAGGAGTTCTGCGACGGCCAGATTGCAAGATACAAGATCCCGAAATATGTCAAATTTGTGGACGATTTCCCGATGACAGTCTCCGGAAAGATCAGGAAGGGCGAGATGAGGGAAATCTCGATAAAAGAGCTTGGCCTTGAAAAAGAAGCGGATATAAAGACTGCCTGA
- a CDS encoding type II toxin-antitoxin system HicA family toxin — MKFPQDVPIAKVLKTFELPGFVTVRAGNHISMQRSNPDGTKTPLTLPNHSKIKGSTLRAICNQAGISRDEFLKYFNQ; from the coding sequence ATGAAGTTTCCACAGGATGTACCAATTGCAAAAGTTCTTAAAACATTTGAATTACCCGGGTTTGTAACAGTCAGGGCAGGAAATCACATCTCAATGCAACGGAGTAATCCTGACGGTACAAAAACTCCGCTCACACTTCCCAATCATAGTAAAATTAAAGGTTCAACACTAAGGGCAATATGTAATCAGGCCGGCATATCAAGGGACGAATTCCTGAAATACTTCAATCAATGA
- a CDS encoding helix-turn-helix domain-containing protein: MMDLHQKLVIFFLLTALLCIYPGCCEYTVTFGESNSPDADISGADKSTTFQELPLWIKISYVASIIAGFFAIVKFLPPIVGRIRYVLANEKRKEIMDYISANPGKSVGQLAEELNTKRETIRYHLNRLEKITI; the protein is encoded by the coding sequence ATGATGGATCTCCACCAGAAATTAGTAATCTTTTTTTTATTGACTGCTCTGCTCTGCATTTATCCCGGATGCTGTGAATACACAGTCACATTTGGTGAAAGTAACAGCCCGGATGCAGATATTTCAGGAGCAGATAAATCCACGACCTTCCAGGAACTGCCGCTCTGGATTAAAATATCATATGTTGCATCAATTATTGCCGGATTTTTTGCAATTGTCAAATTTTTGCCCCCAATAGTTGGGAGAATTCGTTATGTTCTTGCCAATGAAAAAAGAAAGGAAATTATGGATTACATATCAGCAAATCCCGGAAAATCTGTCGGTCAGCTTGCTGAGGAACTTAATACCAAACGTGAGACTATCCGGTACCATCTTAATCGCCTCGAAAAAATAACCATATAG
- a CDS encoding DUF6345 domain-containing protein, translated as MRLKKGVRAFCLLLIMALIGAMFVPAVSAGTGDDNDASFPEVGVEWVNDYWPNPLSHSDESATDFYNTLGNAGWTKRFCLGDRQTAVNQWSDNDENYVDGVDITWFSGHGHQAYLLLTNNPLDWVQFNLVEWGDYDAEWMLLHSCHTTEIPGNFKGILHKALNGVHLICGFNTIGYDFADDGENCAQRLLNSEKVRLAWFNAMDETHPDTIKVGIIGENSNCGNDRIWKEGTVIADPTVDDTTYYWLYYCN; from the coding sequence ATGAGATTAAAGAAAGGCGTGCGGGCTTTTTGCCTGCTATTGATAATGGCGCTTATCGGGGCGATGTTCGTTCCGGCGGTTAGTGCCGGGACAGGTGATGACAATGACGCATCTTTTCCTGAGGTGGGAGTGGAATGGGTAAATGATTATTGGCCTAATCCACTTTCGCATTCTGATGAAAGCGCAACTGATTTTTATAATACATTAGGAAATGCAGGTTGGACAAAGCGATTTTGCCTTGGAGACAGGCAAACAGCAGTAAACCAGTGGAGTGATAATGATGAAAATTATGTAGATGGTGTGGATATTACATGGTTTTCAGGTCATGGACATCAGGCTTATCTTTTGTTGACAAATAATCCTTTGGACTGGGTTCAATTTAACCTTGTTGAATGGGGAGACTACGATGCAGAATGGATGCTGTTGCACAGTTGTCATACTACCGAAATTCCCGGAAACTTCAAAGGAATTCTTCATAAAGCACTTAACGGCGTTCATCTGATCTGTGGATTTAATACAATTGGTTATGATTTTGCAGATGATGGGGAGAATTGTGCACAAAGATTGCTTAACAGTGAAAAAGTCAGATTAGCTTGGTTTAACGCAATGGATGAGACACACCCAGATACAATTAAAGTAGGAATAATCGGCGAAAATTCTAATTGTGGTAATGACCGCATCTGGAAAGAGGGGACAGTAATTGCTGATCCTACTGTAGATGACACAACATATTATTGGCTATATTATTGCAATTAA
- a CDS encoding winged helix-turn-helix transcriptional regulator: MALCHNPVKARIVAIILKYPGIKNSELKEELNISKSAVTWHIKKLDGADLLSTRISGKFRHYHIRSEFETLFIENLPDEIKDEYNLKANNQEDK, encoded by the coding sequence ATTGCCTTATGCCATAACCCTGTTAAGGCCAGAATTGTTGCAATTATCCTGAAATATCCGGGAATAAAAAATTCTGAGCTAAAAGAAGAACTTAACATTTCAAAAAGCGCTGTGACGTGGCACATCAAAAAGTTAGATGGTGCAGATCTGTTATCCACAAGGATCTCAGGAAAATTCAGGCATTATCATATCAGATCAGAGTTTGAAACTCTTTTCATCGAAAACCTGCCTGATGAGATAAAAGATGAATATAATCTGAAAGCTAATAATCAGGAAGATAAATAA
- a CDS encoding nicotinate phosphoribosyltransferase, translating into MGIFQIVGEEEIKSGQSTDIYFIRTEDILTIEDKNPAVTVEITASSLCNDWGVFCGLSDALNLLEGLDIDVYAIPEGSVFYPGEPVMRISGNYRDFARYETALLGMICHASGIASSAALIKICAGDVPVYSFGSRRQHPAIAGMIERSAWIGGVEGVSNTSAPAGIPLAGTMPHAYVMCFDKPADAWNAFMRHAPPEVSRTMLCDTYCDEKREALSAARAGAASVRLDTPRSRKGDMRSIIEEVRWELDVNGFTDVGIFLSGGLTAEDVLEYRDIVDSFGVGGAIANAPVVDFSLDIIEIEGLPVSKRGKKSGVKEIYEFEDGEHLLLPAGAVPPEGAKPMLKNFIRKGQILSLPDMNKSRARLLAYLEKSA; encoded by the coding sequence ATGGGAATATTTCAGATCGTCGGAGAAGAAGAGATTAAGTCCGGCCAGTCCACTGATATATATTTTATACGGACTGAGGATATTTTAACGATTGAGGACAAAAATCCGGCTGTTACCGTAGAGATTACAGCCTCGTCGCTCTGCAATGACTGGGGGGTTTTCTGCGGCTTAAGTGATGCCTTAAATCTCCTTGAGGGGCTGGATATTGATGTATATGCCATCCCGGAGGGCAGTGTCTTCTATCCCGGTGAGCCTGTTATGAGAATCTCAGGCAATTACCGGGATTTTGCCCGTTATGAGACTGCACTTCTCGGTATGATCTGCCATGCCTCCGGAATTGCGTCATCCGCCGCCCTTATTAAAATCTGTGCCGGAGATGTTCCGGTGTACTCCTTTGGTTCACGAAGGCAGCATCCTGCCATTGCCGGGATGATTGAGCGGTCTGCATGGATCGGAGGCGTTGAGGGTGTAAGTAATACGTCAGCACCTGCGGGGATACCGCTTGCAGGAACTATGCCGCACGCCTATGTGATGTGCTTTGACAAACCTGCTGATGCCTGGAATGCCTTTATGCGGCATGCTCCGCCTGAGGTTTCAAGGACAATGCTCTGTGATACATACTGTGATGAGAAGAGGGAGGCACTCTCTGCGGCAAGAGCGGGGGCAGCATCTGTCCGCCTTGACACGCCAAGGTCAAGAAAAGGGGATATGAGGAGTATCATTGAGGAGGTCAGGTGGGAGCTTGATGTCAATGGTTTTACTGATGTCGGGATCTTTCTCTCCGGAGGTCTGACTGCTGAGGATGTTTTGGAGTACAGGGATATTGTGGACTCTTTTGGTGTGGGCGGTGCGATCGCCAATGCGCCTGTTGTTGATTTCTCACTTGATATTATTGAGATTGAAGGGCTGCCGGTGTCGAAGAGGGGAAAGAAGAGCGGTGTGAAGGAGATATATGAGTTTGAGGACGGCGAACACCTTCTCCTTCCTGCGGGAGCTGTCCCGCCTGAGGGTGCAAAACCCATGCTGAAAAATTTCATCAGAAAAGGACAGATACTCTCGCTTCCGGATATGAACAAGTCAAGGGCAAGGCTTCTTGCATATCTTGAGAAGTCTGCCTGA
- a CDS encoding type II toxin-antitoxin system HicB family antitoxin gives MRNLKIIVEKHEDGYIAYPIGLKGVVIGEGDTYEEALSDVKSAIVFHIESFGSDVFENEEILETFVAEVAV, from the coding sequence ATGCGGAACTTAAAAATTATCGTTGAAAAACATGAAGATGGTTATATTGCATACCCCATTGGCCTGAAAGGGGTAGTAATTGGTGAAGGCGACACATATGAAGAAGCACTTTCAGATGTTAAATCTGCAATTGTGTTTCACATAGAATCGTTTGGAAGTGATGTATTTGAAAATGAGGAGATACTGGAAACCTTTGTGGCAGAGGTTGCAGTCTGA
- a CDS encoding amidohydrolase, whose protein sequence is MTPDDLDDDIFKGGMSVFLKDAKTADGRSGILIDEDGIIAAIGFKSDRKPENEADIVVEASDMIAVPGFVNTHTHAAMSLLRGYADDMHLQEWLSEKIWPLEAHLVADDVYWGTKLACMEMIRSGTVAFNDMYFFMESAAKAVDETGMKAVLSHGFIDFGDAEKREKEIRATESLVSHIKSLNNPRIKAAVGPHAPYTVSKDALKWCAGFAEEEEILLHIHLSETEQEVKDCIEANKMRPSKLLDECGCLSERTVAAHCCWLNGEECELLGKRGVSVSHNPASNMKLAVNRAMPYKELRNSGANVTLGTDGCSSNNNLDILEEVKFAALLQKFYWNSDTILPAGEALEMITSSGAKALGFGSGKIEEGQYADIVLLDRKTPCMTPLYNPVSNIIYSAGANAVNTVICNGRILMADGYIPGEEETLRKASEIAGNLVSRSEK, encoded by the coding sequence ATGACCCCCGATGATCTTGACGATGATATATTTAAAGGCGGAATGTCGGTTTTCCTGAAGGATGCAAAGACTGCTGACGGAAGGTCAGGCATACTGATAGACGAAGACGGAATTATTGCAGCCATTGGATTTAAATCCGACAGAAAACCTGAAAACGAGGCAGACATCGTCGTTGAAGCCTCGGATATGATTGCAGTGCCGGGTTTTGTGAACACTCACACCCATGCGGCAATGTCACTTCTGAGAGGATATGCGGATGATATGCACCTTCAGGAGTGGCTTTCAGAGAAGATCTGGCCGCTTGAGGCACACCTTGTGGCAGATGATGTGTACTGGGGCACAAAACTCGCCTGCATGGAGATGATCAGAAGCGGAACAGTTGCATTCAATGATATGTATTTCTTCATGGAATCGGCTGCAAAGGCAGTAGATGAGACCGGGATGAAGGCTGTCCTCTCACACGGATTCATTGACTTTGGCGATGCTGAGAAGAGGGAGAAAGAGATCAGGGCAACAGAAAGTCTTGTCTCGCATATAAAATCGCTCAACAACCCGCGTATCAAAGCGGCAGTCGGCCCTCACGCCCCCTACACAGTATCAAAGGACGCCCTGAAATGGTGCGCCGGTTTTGCGGAGGAAGAGGAGATACTCCTGCACATTCACTTAAGCGAGACCGAACAGGAAGTCAAGGACTGCATTGAAGCCAACAAAATGCGCCCATCAAAGCTCCTGGACGAATGCGGATGCCTCTCGGAAAGGACAGTCGCCGCTCACTGCTGCTGGCTTAACGGGGAGGAATGCGAACTTTTAGGCAAAAGAGGAGTTTCGGTATCCCACAACCCTGCAAGCAATATGAAACTTGCAGTAAACCGGGCTATGCCATATAAAGAACTCAGGAATTCAGGCGCGAATGTAACTCTCGGCACAGACGGATGCTCATCAAACAACAACCTTGACATACTCGAAGAGGTAAAATTCGCAGCTCTGCTGCAGAAGTTTTACTGGAATTCAGACACAATCCTCCCTGCCGGGGAAGCACTTGAGATGATCACTTCTTCCGGTGCAAAAGCGCTTGGGTTTGGAAGCGGAAAGATCGAAGAAGGACAGTATGCCGATATCGTTCTTCTTGACAGAAAAACGCCCTGCATGACTCCGCTGTATAATCCTGTCTCGAATATAATCTACTCAGCGGGAGCAAACGCTGTGAATACTGTCATCTGCAATGGCAGGATATTAATGGCAGACGGATATATACCCGGAGAAGAGGAGACGCTCAGGAAGGCATCCGAGATTGCCGGAAACCTTGTATCAAGGTCAGAGAAGTAG
- a CDS encoding pentapeptide repeat-containing protein, translating to MEEKSLFKYLIIAVVLLAVSALGNIILYTSFIDEQDKALRCTVSGNTIEDKKEDIPKELSYLDYSGTMMEGADLSNAAGYKAVFTGTDLRNADLHGARFTLADFSGADLSNADLIGTKFDYANLKGANLKNADLRYADLRGAELDNADLTGAIIEGADIRWVTGNYTK from the coding sequence ATGGAAGAAAAAAGCCTGTTTAAGTATCTCATAATTGCAGTTGTCCTTCTTGCAGTATCAGCACTTGGCAATATCATCCTCTATACATCATTTATTGATGAACAGGATAAAGCGCTCAGATGTACAGTATCCGGAAATACGATTGAGGATAAAAAAGAGGACATTCCAAAGGAACTGTCATATCTCGATTACTCCGGCACTATGATGGAAGGTGCAGACCTCTCAAATGCCGCGGGCTATAAAGCAGTCTTTACCGGAACTGACCTCAGAAATGCTGACCTGCACGGTGCAAGATTTACACTTGCAGACTTCTCAGGTGCAGACCTGTCAAATGCGGATTTAATAGGTACAAAATTTGATTACGCCAACCTTAAAGGTGCAAATCTTAAGAATGCAGATTTAAGATATGCAGATCTCAGGGGCGCAGAGCTTGACAACGCAGACCTTACAGGCGCTATCATTGAAGGAGCGGATATACGCTGGGTAACAGGCAATTATACAAAGTAA
- a CDS encoding TIGR00266 family protein yields MDYKIIGDNLQFVNLAINPGELIYAEAGAMVYMSGNINMESKLQGGLFTGIKRKLAGESFMVSHFTSTGGPGNVAFGGNCPGKIITRDMGDGDLIVQKDAFLCAEESVKWEIAFQKKLGSTFFGGEGLILEHLSGSGLVFCHAAGDIVEIDLKAGQVYKVSTAHVVGWEPTVQYDIQAAGGVKTALFGGEGFFVTTLTGPGRVYIQSMTLPQLANALTPFIPQTSNSSGDSGGFGFNI; encoded by the coding sequence ATGGACTATAAAATAATAGGAGACAATCTACAGTTTGTAAACCTTGCAATTAATCCCGGTGAATTAATCTACGCCGAAGCCGGGGCAATGGTTTACATGAGCGGCAATATCAATATGGAATCAAAGCTTCAGGGCGGACTTTTTACGGGCATTAAGCGAAAGCTCGCCGGTGAGTCCTTCATGGTCTCTCATTTCACAAGCACGGGCGGCCCCGGCAATGTCGCTTTCGGAGGCAACTGCCCGGGTAAGATCATCACCCGTGATATGGGTGACGGCGACCTCATTGTCCAGAAGGACGCATTTCTCTGTGCGGAAGAGAGCGTAAAATGGGAGATCGCATTCCAGAAGAAGCTTGGTTCAACCTTCTTCGGCGGGGAGGGCCTCATCCTTGAGCACCTCTCCGGCAGCGGGCTTGTATTCTGCCACGCAGCAGGAGATATAGTTGAAATTGACCTTAAAGCCGGGCAGGTGTATAAAGTTTCAACCGCCCATGTGGTCGGATGGGAGCCAACTGTCCAGTATGACATTCAGGCGGCGGGCGGCGTAAAGACCGCACTCTTCGGAGGGGAGGGCTTCTTTGTGACAACGCTTACAGGGCCGGGCAGGGTTTACATCCAGTCGATGACTCTGCCGCAGCTTGCAAATGCGCTGACTCCTTTCATTCCGCAGACCAGTAATTCATCCGGCGACAGCGGCGGATTTGGATTTAATATCTAA
- a CDS encoding MTAP family purine nucleoside phosphorylase has protein sequence MLGIIGGTSLLYADIPNLKKKTVSTPFGPAEVYLGDIALLMRHQFSTPPHRINFAATISALKLCGVDRIISIGSTGSLKDEIAPGMFVIPDDYFSYAEIPTIYNNSIGHAATSVDYDMRCRLHEIIPDAVMGGTYVQTAGPRFETPAEIKALKGTGDVLGMTVASEATIANELNIPFAALCSVDNYCNGLCHEKLSYEAILERSKAGKERMERTVREIAEKL, from the coding sequence ATGCTTGGAATAATCGGCGGAACAAGTCTCCTATATGCAGACATTCCCAATCTTAAGAAAAAAACGGTGAGCACACCATTCGGTCCGGCTGAAGTATATCTCGGTGACATTGCCCTCCTGATGAGACATCAGTTCAGCACCCCGCCGCACAGAATCAACTTTGCCGCGACAATATCGGCCCTGAAACTATGCGGGGTTGACAGAATAATCTCAATAGGCTCAACAGGCTCACTAAAAGACGAGATCGCACCGGGAATGTTCGTAATTCCGGACGACTACTTCAGCTATGCGGAGATCCCGACAATATACAACAACAGTATCGGGCATGCGGCAACCTCGGTGGACTATGATATGAGGTGCAGGCTGCATGAGATTATTCCGGACGCAGTCATGGGCGGCACATATGTCCAGACAGCCGGGCCGAGGTTTGAGACGCCTGCCGAGATAAAAGCACTGAAAGGCACAGGAGATGTTCTCGGTATGACGGTTGCAAGCGAGGCAACGATAGCAAATGAGCTGAATATCCCCTTTGCAGCGCTCTGTTCGGTTGACAACTACTGCAACGGACTCTGCCATGAGAAACTAAGCTATGAAGCGATACTGGAGAGGTCAAAAGCCGGAAAAGAGAGGATGGAAAGGACTGTCAGGGAAATTGCAGAGAAACTCTGA
- a CDS encoding helix-turn-helix domain-containing protein produces the protein MMDLHQKLVIFFLLTALLCIYPGCCEYTVTFGESNSPDADISGADKSTTFRELPLWIKISYVASIIAGFFAIVKFLPPIVGRIRYVLANEKRKEIMDYISANPGKSVGQLAEELNTKRETIRYHLNRLEKNNHIVSEKDSNSKRIFINQNRFTGPERRIIAL, from the coding sequence ATGATGGATCTCCACCAGAAATTAGTAATCTTTTTTTTATTGACTGCTCTGCTCTGCATTTATCCCGGATGCTGTGAATACACAGTCACATTTGGTGAAAGTAACAGCCCGGATGCAGATATTTCTGGAGCAGATAAATCCACGACCTTCCGGGAACTGCCGCTCTGGATTAAAATATCATATGTTGCATCAATTATTGCCGGATTTTTTGCAATTGTCAAATTTTTGCCCCCAATAGTTGGGAGAATTCGTTATGTTCTTGCCAATGAAAAAAGAAAGGAAATTATGGATTACATATCAGCAAATCCCGGAAAATCTGTCGGTCAGCTTGCTGAGGAACTTAATACCAAACGTGAGACTATCCGGTACCATCTTAATCGCCTCGAAAAAAATAACCATATAGTTTCTGAAAAAGACAGTAATTCCAAGAGAATTTTCATCAACCAGAACAGGTTTACAGGCCCGGAAAGAAGAATTATTGCCTTATGA
- a CDS encoding bifunctional 5,6,7,8-tetrahydromethanopterin hydro-lyase/3-hexulose-6-phosphate synthase, translated as MYLVGEALEGEGAELAHIDLLVGDKTGPVGMAFANAMSQLSPGHTPLLAVIRPNLLTKPATLIIPKVTLKTGEQVNAMFGAVQAAVAKAVADSVEEGAFGDADLEEIVLLVSAFLHPDAKDYNRIYRYNYGSTKLAITRALAGFPDKETVLKEKDRAGHAVMGFKVHRLWDPPYLQVAMDLVDMKSVERVLTSVPKNDHVLIEAGTPLIKQFGLSVIGEIRKIRPDAFIIADLKTLDTGNLEARMAANASADAVVVSGLAPVPTIVKFIQEAKKTGIYSVIDMLNVDKPAELIEKLAKEGAVPSIVEMHRAIDAEGDDYNWGDIPAIKEAAGGKLLVATAGGVRQHVVKDALKAGADILVVGRAITASKNIQNSAEQFLEEMNKEEIDQFRIMTDF; from the coding sequence ATGTATTTAGTAGGCGAAGCCCTGGAGGGCGAAGGTGCAGAACTTGCACATATAGATCTTTTAGTCGGCGACAAGACCGGCCCGGTCGGCATGGCTTTTGCAAACGCAATGTCACAGCTCTCACCCGGACACACACCACTTCTGGCAGTAATAAGGCCTAATCTCTTAACAAAGCCTGCAACACTCATCATACCTAAAGTGACTCTTAAGACAGGAGAACAGGTCAATGCAATGTTTGGCGCAGTTCAGGCAGCAGTTGCAAAGGCTGTTGCAGATTCAGTTGAAGAGGGCGCATTCGGCGATGCCGATTTAGAGGAGATTGTACTCCTTGTAAGTGCATTCCTTCACCCTGATGCAAAGGACTACAACAGGATTTACCGCTACAACTACGGTTCAACAAAGCTTGCAATCACCCGTGCACTCGCAGGATTCCCTGACAAGGAAACAGTTCTCAAAGAGAAAGACCGTGCAGGACACGCTGTTATGGGATTCAAAGTACACAGGCTCTGGGACCCGCCATACCTTCAGGTGGCCATGGACCTTGTTGACATGAAGTCTGTAGAGAGAGTACTGACGTCAGTGCCCAAGAATGACCATGTATTAATTGAGGCAGGAACACCTCTGATTAAGCAGTTCGGACTTTCAGTAATTGGTGAGATCAGAAAGATCAGACCTGATGCGTTTATCATCGCTGACTTAAAGACCCTTGATACCGGAAACCTTGAGGCAAGGATGGCAGCAAACGCATCCGCAGACGCTGTTGTTGTATCAGGGCTTGCACCTGTGCCGACAATTGTCAAATTCATCCAGGAAGCAAAGAAGACCGGCATCTACTCAGTCATTGATATGCTCAATGTTGATAAACCGGCAGAGCTTATAGAAAAGCTTGCAAAAGAAGGCGCAGTTCCAAGCATTGTTGAGATGCACCGTGCCATTGACGCTGAGGGCGATGACTACAACTGGGGCGACATTCCGGCAATCAAAGAAGCAGCCGGCGGAAAACTCCTTGTCGCAACCGCAGGCGGTGTCAGGCAGCATGTTGTAAAGGACGCTCTTAAGGCAGGCGCTGATATTTTAGTTGTCGGAAGGGCAATCACTGCATCCAAGAACATCCAGAACTCGGCAGAGCAGTTCCTTGAGGAAATGAACAAGGAAGAGATTGATCAGTTCAGGATCATGACTGATTTCTGA